A single genomic interval of Antarcticibacterium arcticum harbors:
- a CDS encoding type I restriction endonuclease subunit R, which translates to MTQMIEITVQKAAIECLQELGYTYKEGNSLQRDLKKVVLEEDLREFLVSSYPGVPATAINEALSAFTQHEGMDLDHRNRDFHLKMTQGVSISWKDASGKEQARHLYPINYREPEKNTFVCADEVKIIGKNSRRTDLLIFINGLPLIVFEFKNMFDPEVGVKNAHGQIGHYVQDISQLFDYNAITVVSDGLETLHGMYNSSLKWFAPWKSLHGDDLQQKQELQLETLLKGLFPKKTLLNYLQNFIFHEDHNGKIIKKGAKYHQYWGIKKAVDSAVENIKPTGDGRLGVIWHTQGSGKSISMAILTGILRQMPEMKNPTILIQVDRNDLDQQLYENFVLCKDLVGHVQHADTTDELRALLSTDGGGVIFTTIEKFRLKELASGKELSHPVLSERFNLIVMADEAHRTQYGFHSGGFAQNIRRALPNASFIGFTGTPVDGKDADTQQVFGPTIHTYDIKQAVEDGATVPINYEPKMVPLNIKAKYDKELDEMEEDEDEENNAVWAAIEDAAGANDRVERVAKDILTHFKARTESLEGKAMIVCMSRKNCVKMYNALTALEGCPEIAVIMTGTISKDPTDWNPHIRTKDAMEAIKKRFRRPEDPLQIVIVRDMWLTGFDAPCAHTMYVDKIMKGHNLMQAIARVNRVFKDKPNGLVVDFIGISGFLAEATKKYTAGGGEGKPTLDLEAAVKVCLQQFGKVKDLIGDFSAESINAMTDMAKMKWSSGVVNSLLKSDAVTDAFLLEERKLTELVAMTSSDPRIWEIQEEVGIIQKIRQIIRKIKFPPGPRREKNEKIKDLISKSLESQEIVDLAKMYNLDKIDISIVDDKFQAIVKEKGDENIKVELLRRIINDEIRVRMPKNIRRMRKLKEELEKVLSNYHRNSLDSIAAIKHLLDIANEFQQDDIRTKQLGLTEDELAFYDLLSANEKLLNQTGPIQDLVHNVVDSVKKNLQLDWTKKEDARAAIRLAVKKELRGKVPFSELHNLLKEVIEQAEGQYRDWPLEA; encoded by the coding sequence ATGACACAAATGATCGAGATCACGGTGCAAAAGGCTGCCATAGAGTGCCTTCAGGAGTTGGGGTACACCTATAAAGAAGGTAATTCCCTGCAGCGGGATCTTAAGAAAGTGGTGCTGGAGGAGGATCTTCGGGAATTTTTAGTGAGTTCCTATCCCGGCGTTCCGGCAACCGCCATTAACGAAGCCCTTTCCGCTTTTACCCAACACGAGGGAATGGATCTCGATCACCGCAACCGCGATTTTCATCTTAAAATGACCCAGGGGGTTTCCATTAGCTGGAAAGATGCTTCGGGCAAAGAACAGGCCCGGCACCTCTACCCTATCAATTACCGGGAACCGGAGAAAAATACCTTTGTGTGTGCAGACGAAGTAAAGATCATTGGCAAGAACAGCCGGCGCACAGATCTGCTCATCTTCATCAACGGACTTCCGCTCATTGTTTTTGAGTTCAAGAATATGTTTGATCCCGAGGTGGGTGTAAAAAACGCACACGGGCAAATTGGGCATTACGTTCAGGATATTTCGCAGCTGTTTGATTACAATGCCATCACGGTAGTTTCGGATGGGCTGGAAACCCTGCACGGGATGTACAACTCCTCCCTAAAGTGGTTTGCTCCGTGGAAAAGCCTGCACGGGGATGACCTTCAGCAGAAACAGGAACTACAGCTGGAGACCTTGTTGAAGGGATTATTTCCGAAGAAAACCTTATTAAATTATCTGCAAAACTTCATTTTTCACGAAGACCACAACGGAAAAATAATCAAGAAAGGCGCAAAATATCACCAGTACTGGGGCATCAAAAAAGCGGTGGACTCTGCGGTGGAAAATATAAAACCCACGGGTGATGGCCGGCTGGGAGTGATATGGCACACGCAGGGATCGGGTAAAAGCATTTCGATGGCCATCCTTACCGGGATCCTGAGGCAAATGCCCGAAATGAAAAATCCCACCATCCTCATCCAGGTAGACCGCAATGACCTGGACCAGCAACTCTATGAGAATTTTGTGCTGTGCAAAGACCTGGTGGGCCACGTGCAACACGCCGATACCACAGATGAGCTGCGGGCCCTGCTGAGCACCGATGGCGGCGGGGTGATCTTTACCACCATTGAGAAATTCCGCTTAAAAGAACTGGCTTCGGGAAAAGAGCTCTCCCACCCTGTACTTTCTGAACGTTTCAACCTTATTGTGATGGCAGATGAAGCCCACCGCACCCAGTATGGATTCCATAGCGGGGGCTTTGCGCAGAACATAAGACGCGCCTTGCCCAATGCCTCTTTCATAGGCTTCACCGGAACTCCCGTAGATGGGAAAGATGCCGATACCCAACAGGTATTTGGCCCCACCATTCACACCTACGACATCAAACAGGCCGTGGAAGACGGTGCCACGGTGCCCATTAATTACGAGCCAAAAATGGTTCCGCTCAACATCAAAGCCAAATATGATAAGGAGCTGGATGAAATGGAAGAAGATGAAGACGAGGAGAACAATGCCGTTTGGGCAGCGATAGAAGATGCCGCCGGGGCCAACGACCGGGTGGAAAGAGTAGCCAAAGATATCCTCACTCATTTTAAGGCGAGGACAGAAAGCCTGGAAGGCAAGGCGATGATCGTTTGTATGAGCCGCAAGAACTGCGTAAAAATGTACAACGCCCTCACCGCGCTGGAAGGTTGTCCTGAAATAGCCGTGATCATGACCGGAACCATCAGCAAAGATCCCACAGACTGGAATCCTCACATACGCACCAAAGATGCGATGGAAGCCATTAAAAAGCGTTTCCGCAGGCCTGAGGATCCGCTGCAAATCGTGATCGTTCGCGATATGTGGCTCACGGGATTTGATGCCCCCTGCGCCCATACGATGTATGTGGATAAAATTATGAAAGGCCATAACCTGATGCAGGCCATTGCGAGGGTAAACAGGGTTTTTAAAGACAAGCCCAACGGACTCGTAGTAGATTTTATAGGCATCTCCGGCTTCCTGGCCGAAGCCACCAAAAAATACACCGCCGGCGGCGGGGAAGGAAAACCCACTTTGGATCTGGAAGCGGCGGTGAAAGTGTGCCTGCAGCAGTTTGGAAAAGTGAAGGATTTGATAGGTGATTTTTCTGCGGAAAGTATCAACGCAATGACCGATATGGCCAAAATGAAATGGTCCAGCGGAGTGGTGAACAGTCTTTTAAAATCTGATGCCGTGACCGATGCCTTTTTGCTCGAAGAGCGAAAGCTCACAGAACTGGTGGCAATGACCAGTTCAGATCCCCGAATCTGGGAAATACAGGAGGAAGTCGGCATCATTCAAAAGATCCGCCAGATCATTAGAAAGATCAAATTCCCTCCCGGACCCCGCAGGGAAAAGAACGAAAAGATCAAAGACCTGATAAGCAAATCCCTGGAATCGCAGGAAATTGTGGACCTGGCAAAAATGTACAATCTGGATAAGATCGATATTTCCATCGTGGACGATAAGTTCCAGGCCATTGTAAAGGAAAAAGGCGACGAGAACATTAAAGTAGAACTGCTGCGCAGGATCATCAATGACGAGATACGGGTGCGAATGCCAAAGAACATCCGCCGCATGCGCAAGCTGAAAGAAGAGCTGGAAAAAGTGCTGAGCAACTACCACAGAAATTCTTTGGATTCCATCGCAGCCATCAAACACCTGCTGGACATCGCCAATGAATTTCAGCAGGATGATATCAGGACCAAACAACTCGGTTTAACCGAAGATGAACTGGCTTTCTATGATCTTTTATCTGCCAACGAAAAGCTCCTAAATCAAACCGGTCCCATTCAGGACCTGGTGCATAACGTGGTAGACTCCGTCAAGAAAAACCTGCAACTCGACTGGACCAAAAAAGAAGACGCCCGCGCCGCGATTCGCCTGGCAGTGAAAAAAGAATTACGGGGCAAAGTGCCATTTTCGGAGCTGCATAATTTGTTGAAGGAGGTGATCGAGCAGGCCGAGGGGCAGTATAGGGATTGGCCTTTGGAGGCGTGA
- a CDS encoding restriction endonuclease subunit S produces MPENWITYKLTDLGTIARGKSKHRPRDASHLYGGKYPFIQTGDVKAANHRLTEHTQTYSKAGLAQSKLWPEHTMCITIAANIAETAILSYPACFPDSIIGFVADEDKCDIEFVEYLMQFFKKQIQTHSIGSVQDNINLGTFQRVEFTVPPLEEQKSIASILSALDDKIELNLKMNKTLEEMAMALYKHWFVDFGPFQDGEFVDSELGKIPKGWEVKTLEDEFKITIGRTPPRKEKEWFSSENGVKWISIKDMGNCGTYIFNTSEYLTKEAVVKKNVPQVPEDTVILSFKLTVGRVAITTENMVSNEAIAHFLKKKNTLLSVEYLYSALKSFDYNSLGSTSSIATAVNSKTVKSMKILVPAKSVLDNFQQEIFSFFELIKTNSKETQTLTQLRDTLLPKLISGEVRVKDVEKILSEVL; encoded by the coding sequence ATGCCAGAAAACTGGATAACATATAAACTTACAGATTTAGGAACGATTGCAAGAGGGAAATCCAAGCACAGGCCCAGAGATGCTTCGCACTTGTATGGTGGGAAATATCCATTTATACAAACCGGAGATGTTAAGGCTGCTAACCATCGCTTGACCGAACATACGCAGACTTATTCTAAAGCTGGATTGGCACAAAGTAAGCTATGGCCGGAACATACAATGTGTATTACTATTGCGGCTAATATTGCAGAAACGGCAATTCTTAGTTATCCTGCTTGTTTTCCTGACAGTATTATAGGTTTTGTTGCAGATGAAGACAAATGTGATATTGAGTTTGTAGAGTACTTAATGCAATTTTTCAAAAAACAGATTCAAACTCACTCAATTGGCTCTGTTCAGGATAATATTAATCTTGGAACCTTTCAAAGAGTAGAGTTCACTGTACCTCCCCTTGAAGAGCAAAAATCCATCGCCTCCATCCTTTCCGCTTTAGACGATAAAATCGAGCTCAACCTAAAGATGAACAAAACCCTGGAAGAAATGGCAATGGCTTTATACAAGCACTGGTTTGTTGATTTTGGGCCTTTCCAGGATGGGGAATTTGTAGATTCTGAATTGGGGAAAATTCCGAAGGGATGGGAAGTAAAAACCTTAGAAGATGAATTTAAAATTACCATTGGTAGGACACCTCCAAGAAAAGAGAAGGAATGGTTTTCATCGGAAAATGGAGTAAAATGGATTTCAATTAAGGATATGGGTAATTGTGGAACTTACATTTTTAATACTTCAGAATACCTTACAAAAGAAGCTGTGGTAAAGAAAAATGTTCCCCAAGTTCCTGAGGACACCGTTATCCTTAGTTTCAAATTAACTGTAGGAAGAGTTGCCATCACAACAGAAAATATGGTTTCAAATGAAGCCATTGCGCATTTTTTAAAAAAGAAAAACACTTTGTTAAGTGTTGAGTATTTGTATTCCGCTCTTAAATCATTCGATTACAATTCTCTTGGAAGTACTTCTTCAATTGCTACGGCTGTGAATTCTAAAACAGTAAAATCAATGAAGATTTTAGTTCCTGCAAAATCTGTTCTTGATAATTTTCAGCAAGAAATATTTTCCTTTTTTGAATTGATAAAAACAAATTCAAAAGAAACTCAAACCCTCACTCAACTCCGCGACACCTTATTACCAAAACTCATCAGCGGGGAAGTCCGCGTAAAAGATGTGGAGAAAATCTTATCTGAAGTCTTATGA
- a CDS encoding thermonuclease family protein, whose protein sequence is MPIKSSVKLKNFGFLTATNLIRVLAVFAGMTATKIMRQTLTYILFLTTFVCLGTTTKVTRVIDGDTFETETGEKVRLIGINAPEISDIFGKEAKEYLSSLIENKTVFLQYDNLSKDRDRYQRLLRYVILDGVDINKKMIADGFAFAYLKYQFSNSSDYKTAQFQARETNSGIWGDGNKETIIDEQEINEASFWQDLSLKAYLVGSLVGILLFIGLYTYFRK, encoded by the coding sequence ATGCCAATCAAGAGCAGTGTTAAATTGAAAAACTTTGGTTTCTTAACTGCAACAAACCTTATTCGAGTTTTAGCAGTATTTGCTGGGATGACAGCAACAAAAATAATGAGACAGACATTAACATACATATTATTTCTTACAACTTTTGTTTGCTTGGGGACAACAACCAAGGTAACAAGAGTAATTGACGGTGACACCTTTGAAACCGAAACAGGCGAAAAGGTTCGATTAATCGGAATTAATGCTCCTGAGATTTCAGACATATTTGGAAAAGAAGCAAAGGAATATCTTTCTTCACTTATCGAAAACAAAACCGTTTTCCTACAATATGATAACCTTTCCAAGGACCGAGACCGTTATCAAAGACTTTTAAGGTATGTAATTCTTGACGGTGTTGATATTAATAAAAAAATGATAGCAGACGGCTTCGCATTCGCTTATCTAAAATACCAATTTAGTAATTCAAGCGATTATAAAACAGCTCAATTTCAAGCAAGAGAAACAAACAGCGGAATTTGGGGGGACGGAAATAAAGAAACAATTATTGACGAACAAGAAATAAATGAGGCCTCATTTTGGCAAGACCTTTCATTAAAAGCTTACTTAGTTGGCTCTTTGGTGGGAATTCTTTTATTTATTGGGCTTTATACTTATTTCAGAAAATGA
- a CDS encoding exodeoxyribonuclease X C-terminal domain-containing protein yields the protein MKIYYLDTCFNFGKYEGKTLEEVISIQPDYINWCILNLDHFLVDEDQLEEFLEINTSFFLSKNALMKLEIKWDEYDFNDRSSYGSEETEWANDVQDYDDWLNTEFGDDAGTAYWNMD from the coding sequence ATGAAAATTTACTACCTGGACACCTGTTTCAATTTTGGGAAATATGAAGGTAAAACTTTAGAAGAAGTAATTTCAATTCAACCTGATTACATTAATTGGTGTATTTTAAATCTGGATCACTTTTTAGTTGATGAGGATCAATTGGAGGAATTTTTAGAAATCAATACCTCATTTTTCCTTTCTAAGAATGCACTAATGAAGTTAGAAATTAAATGGGATGAATATGATTTCAATGATAGGAGTTCATATGGCAGTGAAGAAACTGAATGGGCTAATGATGTTCAAGATTATGATGATTGGCTAAATACTGAATTCGGGGATGACGCCGGCACAGCTTATTGGAATATGGATTAA